The Pocillopora verrucosa isolate sample1 chromosome 9, ASM3666991v2, whole genome shotgun sequence genome includes the window CTGATTTTTACCTGGGAAGATGAAAATCAGCTTCGAAAGAAGTATTTGCTTCAACTGCAGTGTAACGGCTGCCACGCCTTTGCCACCGGACATTGATTCGCTTTAACTTTGATTCGTGTTAAACCGCAACAATGATGTTACTGTTTGTCTGTTAGGGACGTGATCTTTTAAGTTCCACCCGGAACTGCATTTTAGTTGGTTGTCTTGCTTTGGGCTAATGGTAAGACGTGTTTACCGGAAGAGCGCCTTTTTGCCCACCTTATCTTGAAGTTCGTTTTGGTTAAACTCTTACAAGCGGGACTGTTACGCAAGTgcctttgttccttttctttgtgCTTGTCTAAATATGTAGTATTTTGGTAGTTTCGCCTagtttttacacaattttcCTTATCGCTCGTTTTCGCAACCTTGTAACACGTGGCTTACGTTGTTCACGCTTCGTTAGAACGCTACACGTTTTTCCCACTTGGCTATTATTTTTTGTTAGAGTTCGTTTTCAAGCGGTtttcctttatcctttttttaaattgagcTCACCTTTTTCCTTACTACGTTAAATAAAACGATTTTGTGCGCAAAATATATCCTCGCTTCATAGTGTCTTCATTTGCGAAACTCGTAGTTGTTTTTAATAGTAGTTCAATTAAGTCTTCTTTATCTCCCTTGTTATGAAACTATGGGATTGCCGtcatcttttgtgttttatgcaCTTATTGACattgttctttgtttctttgatacCGACCTCTATGTATTAATTCGTTTGTCTGTGATCGAAGTTTAACGGAAGGAAGTCGTTACCGTGACTAGCGTATGTTATTCgggcaaaactttgaaaacttctaaaatAAACGATATCATTACCCTTGTTCGTCGTATGGTTGAGGCTAAGTCTCGCGAATATTTCCACTCTAGCAAATAAGTTTCCGTAACTACGCTAAGAGATAATTTTACAAAGCACATAGAACCTTTCGTGGACGATGTTTCCACGTTCGGTATGCATAGTATTAAGTCTGGTGCCGCCTCCAACCCCGCTTACGGACGTATTCCAGGCGACCTATTGGATATACACGCGGGGTGGAAGTGTCCTTTAAAGAGTAGATGTATTCTGAACACAGATGGTGGCTGTTTAAATGTGTCAAAAGTACTTTTGCTGTAATTTAATtcttacatacatacatacactttATTGAGCGTCCTTAAAAAGGGCTTTTTAGCatcaatattaaaaagaaaattaaatagataaatgaatgaattaattGCATCCCTAATTGATAAAAAACTATGTAAAAATATCTACAAGGATAactaaatgaataattaatcaTATCactaattgataaaaatactATGTAAAAACTATCTACTAGGATAACTAGATGATAACTATATACAATGATTATCATCTAACCTAGTTCATGTCACAAGTCAGGTCTTTGATTAAacgtcatcatcatcaatctttatttatacacgAAATCATATCATTTTACATGGTCTTCCTAGGAATCGTGTTGAAATTAtactaaaatattttaagaactATTGACTATAATGTTaaacatacaaaaacaaaaacaaaaacttatatcATGAGTAACAAGGAGCTATTTACTGTaatgttaaaaatacaaaaacttatATCATGAATAATAAGAGTTACAATAGTGTATCAGAGAAATCTTTCCCATGAAAcgaagttttaaaaacattcaaacaagGCAGTTTTTTAATCTCAGAAGGAATCCTATTCCACAGAACAGATCCTCTGTAGTGTAGGCTCCCTTTTGCAGACTCAGTTCTGGGTCTGGGGACATAATAATTTAGCTCAGAATTTCTAAGATTGTGTGAGTGTACATTTGAGGTGTTGGTAAAGATCCGCCTCAGATACGATGGGGAAAGATTATTATGTATTTTATACATTGTCACAGCCAACTGTTTAAGTCTTACATGTTCTAGCCTTACCAAGCCAAGCTCATCCAACAAAACACTTGAGTGAACGTCATAGTTAGAGAAGGTGAGAATTCTAGCAGCCCTATTCTGCAGCTTTTGAAGATTGTCTGCTAGTCCCTTATTGATATTACCCCATACGGCACTACAGTAATTAAAATATGGCATCACCAGTGCATTATACATGTTCACTCTAGTATCAAGTGGTATAAAATTACTTACACGCCTCAAGATAGCAATACCAGCggatattttctttgaaaatggtaTGAATGTGTGGGCGCCAGCTTAAAGATTCATCAATTTGAACTCCAAGGGTTTTATGTTCAATTACTCTTTCTAAGGGAGTGTTATTGACTTTTATTATGAAGTCACTATTTATTTgggataacttaaattggctgCCTATAAGCATGTATTTAGTCTTCTTCacatttaaagttaatttgtttgctgacagCCATGACTGGATTAAATTCATAtcataattcattttatatTCAAGGACCCATGGGTCTTCTGCAGATGTGGTAAGGGTAGTATCATCTGCATACAATCTGggttttgaaaacaaatcacATGAAGGGAGATCATTAATATAAATAGTGAATAAGAGAGGGCCTAAAATAGACCCCTGTGGAATGCCACATGTTATATTACAGAAATCAGATTGAGCTCCATCAATGAACGTTTGTTGCTTTCGATCAGATAGATAGGACTGGAACCAGTTTAGAGATTGAGAACTGACCCCATAGAGTTTAAGCTTTCCCAGAAGGATAGCATGATCCATGGtattaaaagcttttttcaagTCTAGGAATATCACCCCATTTAAGAGACTGTTGTCAATATTCCATAGCCATTCATTCGTAGCCTCAAGTAAAGCTGTTTCAGTAGAAAACATAGGTCTGAAGCCATCTTAAAAGCTTTAGTATTTGTTATTTCCTTTAGGTCTTTGCTTAAGCTATTCCATATTTTCACGCCACGATAATAAAAGGCGCGTTGACCAGCAGTGATTCTACAATGTGGAATATTGAGGCTGTTTCTATATCTTGTCTGCCTGTTGTGAACAGTAGCTTGAGTTGAAAATTTGTCCGACAAGTAGCTAAGTGACAGTCCTTGAAGACATTTATGCATCATAACTGCATCATTGACCATAAGTCTTTGTTTGACATTTAGCCATCGAAGTGATCTCAGACCTGCAGAGATATAGTCATATTTGCGAAGCCCTAAGATAATCCTGGCTGCAAAATTTTGAACAAGCTGGAGCTTATGGATGTTTATCGCCGAAGTGTTGCTCCAAACTGAGGAGCAATAAAAAAGCctgctgaaaacaaaactattaataatCAACGAAAGCGTTTCCTTATCAAATAAATGCTTAATTCTATCGATCTGGATCAGTTTGTTCATACAACCGTTGTACATATGTGTTCATTATAGGAGAGGTACTGATCTAGAAACACTCCAAGATCCTTTGCTACAGGTGTTGGTAATATTGGTTTACCACAAAGTGCTTTTGTAAAGTCAAATAATCGTTGTAGCAATTACAGCACGCCTACCACAAGAAGTTTGGTTTTATCTGGATTTATAAGCAGTGAATTGTGACAGCACCACCAACAAATTTCTCTTAAATCGAAGTTAACTGCGGAGACTGCGTCACATAACTcattagttttaaatttcaagtaaagtTGAGTCATCAACATAACAAGCAGTTTGACAGAGTTTAGGCACAGTTAACAAATCATTTACGTAAACAGGGAACAGGAAGGGGCCAGGAATGTACCCCTGTGGAACGCCATAATCAACTAGAAGAGACTGCGAGACTACATTCCCGATACGAACGTGCTTCCTCTGAGGTAGCTTTTGAACCATGCTAATGCTGATGGTGACACACCAAGGCTGTGAAGTTTCAGCAGCAACATCGTTCATGTCCCTTGCAAAATAAGACATGAATATTCTTGTTATTTCtagaaaatttcaagaaatttctagaatttgCCAGTTTTCTCTCCGGAAAATTCTAGACCATTCTAGAATGTTAATGAAACATGCTAATCAAGGTAGAATCTGCCAGAATTTGCCAGCTTATTCCAGAAATCACAAAATAGGATAAAATCAGGTTTTTCCAGCTTATTACAAAATGTAGATTTCTAGAGTTTTCTAGAAAATTCTTTCATGCTCCTTAAAGAAGCGTTGATATAGATAATGTATCAATTTCCAGCTTTTTCTAGCATTTTctagattttaaattttttttcagcatttagTCCAGCTTTTTCAGGTGTTTATTTCATGATGATTCACTCTGACTAATGACTGTAATAACTTTTActtgcaactaatttattaGATGTATCAAACAAAACCAAGCCTGTAATCTACCATGAATCTTAACAGGCTTTTTGTTTGTAGCATCCACATGCccaacaaaaacaagaatagtgcttttttttttgccagcaATACCCtgaacaaatttatttgaaattctaaaCAGTAAAAATGAATTATCCAAAACATATGTTACATAAAGTCTTTTCTTTGTTGCTATGACTGTCCTGAACTGAAAAAACATTGTcttttttgatttaaaaaaaacatggacaataaaatgtttctcatAGCTTTCTCTGTTCTCGTCCTCTGCATTtggccttgttttctttatttgctctggccttgttttctttatttgctctggccttgttttctttatttgctctggccttgttttctttatttgctctggccttgttttctttatttgctctggccttgttttctttatttgctctggccttgttttttttatttgctctggccttgttttctttatttgctctggccttgttttctttatttgctctggccttgttttctttatttgctctgGCCTTCTTTAGAACCAGGCCAAGTTTCTTTCTCACAGATGACCTTGTAGCTGCAGTGAATCCTTTCCTTAGCACAATAcctgtaaaaaggaaaaagtaaatgTAAGCAGTTTAAGTAAAAAGCATGTTACATTTGAAACTGTATagtgaaaaacataaattataCAGGGGAACTCTTCCTGAAAGaacttgaattatttttaatcatATGTTCATTACTGAATTTTTAATTGCTGAATTTAAACCAGTAAATAGATGCAGTCAGCTTACATGTGTGCATCCTTGTTGCCACCCAATTCATATTATGTGGTGATTCATTCAGGAGGCTGCAATTGTTCTGTTTGTAGATACTCCCTTGCACTCCATTCCACGCGCCAAATGAATCTTCAGGTAATTTTAATTGAGTGGCAAAAAGGCTGTAAACACATACATGTAAGCTGGTTTGCCTATGTTATTTGAAGTGCAAATGTAGTTGGAAATGTTGATCATTTGACAGCATGTAGTATGACAGTATGTATGTGCAGTATTTTGACATGTGACCATAATGATgagaacttttctttcagcttcCATCAATGTCTAatgcatatattttttaaacaaaagtcaAGGAAATGCAGCCAAGACCTGtgacacaaaaccaaaaacagtgAGCACATATAGGTGtatataaataattaaagaaatacacCTTTAAAAATTAACTCACTTTCTAAAAGGCTCCACCTTGATGGACTCAGGCCTGGTCTTGCTTCATAATCTTTATTGCACTGAAAGCCAGCGACTGATGAATTCTGCAGTTCCTCACTTGAGAACAGCTGCCTTGCTAGTGCCTCCACAGCTGACTTTGCATCGGTAGCATCCTCTACTAACTTGACCAATGTCTCCTGACTATagttttgacatgaaaaagacATTAACAAGAGAGCATAGACATAAAACTAAGAATGGAAAGAACCGTCAAAATCGAAAACCTGTTTGAAGTCAAAATTCTTGAGATTTATGTTTTAACGAGCAGTGATGTGAAGATCAAACCAAGGAATTCGAAAGAAAACGGGTTTACCAAGCATTTTTGGCACTTTAAAACGAAAATCAATGTAATTGAGAAAAATACTGGGTGTATAAACTCACCAAATACTGCAAGAACATGTCCCTGAAACATCTTGGCTCTCTTCGTCGCTGGATCTGTTCCTTGCAATGAACATTTATCTCCTTCTCTCACATTGAAGGGATCACGAACGATGATCTTCGAGGAACTCTGTGCCTCCACTCCACACGATCCCCAGTCAACAACAACGTACCTGTGCTTTGGCATTTTCggaaatcaaaactaaacagAACTCAGCTGAACAGGACGAGACTGAAAGTTAAAACGGACGCCAAGGACGATCACGGTAAAACACGTGGAGATATGAATGTCACACCGCGAACAGACGCTTCCAAATTCAAATCTGGTGGGACTTTTGCTTTGATCGTATTGAAAAGCTGTGGTCACTTCAAAGTCGGCGAGTAATATCGCAATCTGGCATgggcacaggcggcccaagctccagctgtgagatgatcatcttgcgcaataacagtcatggcggaattataagagtttgtatgggaatatttacgaccgctctaaggaataaaaaatacgtcaaattctaaaaaaaaaaacctcaccttacttccacagtgtgtcgcttgttatctgaccgcttactttgatgaaaagagcccatttaagcaagttgtttatttcgaggttttcaacgtacataagaaaagccttttcttatgaacgttgaaaacctcgaaatggacaactcgctaatatgcgttcttttcatcaaagtaagcggtcatataacaagcgatacgctgtgaaagtaaggtgaggtattttttttgagaatttgacgtattattttataccttagagcggtcgtaaatattcccatacaaactcttataattccgccatgactgttattgcgcaagatgatcatctcacagctggagcttgggccacctgtggcATGGGTCGAAAATAAACACGTGTGATATTCTTCAGGGGCAAGGTTTGGCAGACGGTTATTCTTCTTGTTCGCTTCGCGCCCATTCTGTCCAAGCATCACTCTTTCTTgcaaagttaataaaaaaaaatccgtaACAAAGTCCTCCGCTACACACTTCGCATTTTTTGTGAAGCAAGCGGCCGTTGCAACCACAACTGCCGATCCGTCATGTTTGTTTACCAAATGCCGACGAATTTCACCGAACGAACCAGAGCAAGTCAAGATAACATAAGATGCATACCTCTATTATTTGTAAGCACTATGTTATGAGTTCGCAACTGTTGTACTGAACAATGCTCTGGCATAATTTTAAATGGGCTTGCATCTTAAAGTGATCAAGGCATAGTCTCTGACTTGGTGatggaatatttttaattttagagaaAAGGTACAGGTAAAATAGAACTAAATGAATGTTATGTAGTAATTTTAGgttttgttttaaagttaatGACAGAATCGGGAAATGATTAGTCAACAGAATTCTTGAAGCAAAAGTCAACTCGCATACAAATAAACCAACTCCTCAAAGTAGCAGGtactgtttgttgttttaaatattaattccTAAAGTTTTATAGTTTataacattttttgaaaaataattattaaattatttttgttgaagGGGCAAAAGAGAGACTTGGATCAAGTTAAAATATGTACAACACAAGTTTGTTTCCCTGGAAACCTTTCTAAAAAATAGGTACCCAATGGGTACTTGTGTCTGCTGCAGTGGAATGGAATCTGCTGTAGGTGCCAATTTTTTTGAATACTGTTAAACTGGCTAGAAACATCTCCCGAAAGGCAGTGCTATGGAATGCTCAAGGCATCACAAAGATGGGGAACTGAAGTGGTGAATGTCCAATGCTCCAGTTGGAGGTGAGGGATCATCAATATCAATCATCAATATCATGATTGTGattacatcttcatcactgtttaaataacttttattgtgttatggtactgcaaagaatctaacattaaagtgaacgtttcttttattttgtagcagaatatttaaatcaaagaattgaaatacaacagccaatagtttttaacaaaattgaatagtatcagaagtctttgtaacacaagacaactgtaatgcaaacgcagtagcagttttgcaaagcaagaaaaagtctctggttgtaataattcctaggaattcattatgtttttcatttaatggtaatatgcaatcaatttggaacaaaacacaggtaaaacaaagttagtatatttacattttgtGTTCAAGTAACCAATAGgtgaatatacttttaaaagtattttgaagtgtttgtcttttaattgaaatgaaatgtatcagaaatgtaacgcaacagaaatattatcccaaaaaaagcagcacgtgtacttgtaaataatgtttatcagtcagagaaacaatcatttcacttaaaaccagtgtctacaaaatgtttgttgcaaactgtaacaaaacaggtattattaacgtttggtattcagtagtaatttccactgatgtgtgacaggaaattgttcattttattcagatttgcactgactccactatttttgtttgttgttgaatgTTATGCTGGTTATAGTTGGTAACTCTAGAAGAAAGGTAGTTATGGTTTCTTCAGTGATCGGAAGAGTGCTCTTTCCTTGTGACGCTAGCATATCATGCAGGATGTCGTGCAGGGTCACTGTGATCttcgattctttaatttgtaccaGTAGTTGTCCATAACATTGTTGAATGGTGGACTTCATATTCTGCTTGAGCCCACAAGTTGAACAGGTTAGTATGGGAGACATCTCTATTACCagctttttgttacagttgcaGCAGGCTTGATATGCCGTGACACTTCGCACTCCAAGTAtttctgctgctgctgttgtattGGTAAAGTTCTGAGGTAGCTCAGCAGGATTAATGAGATCCACAGAATTGTTCCCAAAGTGTCACCTTAATGGCTCCATGTGGGTCCACAAGAtaggcaaacaactttttttttcaccatactctgtcttcactttttttgttgatgacatctgaataagtttggctttgatggtgatactttgatttgtgtttgcagctgaaattgattggatattgttggcacttggcaactcaattcttgaaaaaggtatttcttttgtaggctctaacagtacattgttattcatcagtacTGTGGTTGCATCTCCTGctctttcaattctaaaatttcgaagttttattggagatttctttttgctcatttgatcaaagtgttcctgtttacttccGGAGATGCAGACTCCTCTTACTAAGCCATCGGTGGTTTGTATGGACATGTCAAAGTAAGATgtcttgctactttttttagttggagacacattgtgtaagaaaccaacaatctcttctttttgttcttccattgactgcaagtgaaaaagaaccttttgagtttgtttcatagcaatataatgtatttcaaaatttctaataacatagGGAGCACTGCATCAAAACGACGACGACTACGACTACTACTACAAATTTTaactataacaacaaaatgccaaaaaaaaaacttacctaggtgaattataatttttaatttgtttacttattcattataaatcaatcaacaacagcagcctCTACAGACAGGAAGGAATAACACTAAATGAAGGTTGGGGAGTGCAGTAtactgcaaactgtttattagatgatactaatactgaaaatcaatgtgaacaagaaatagaaaagagcagTGGTTCCAATAAGCAGGatggaaatgacagtaatgataatgatgatcagtggactgaagatgaagcagaaacacctgctggtgttactgacaccatgttgaccaacacacattattttgaagacagtctgcctcaacgtattttaaatgttgcaccaggagagggaaacaaacccttaagtatattcagagatcaatattctgaagagttagcatatcctggtatattccttggtcaaagtcgaccagaaaataaagatagactagctaatgttcattatagcgacatttgtaaatctgaaCTAAGACGATCAGATAGGATAGCTGctatgtgtgttgaaaatatattcttcaaaacaaaaaagcttcaaatgaaaattctcttaggaaaatcacaagttgcacttaggaagtgcaaaggaaatagcaaatcttcaaatgctgGACAGTTGAAATGTGAAGGAGCAATTGAGCACTTGATTCATCTTGATGAAggattccaatttttgaaagcattgataccttacaactgtatgcaaagatctgttcatagcgatgcttagatagtaattatcatgaagaatactagttctaggtttctctcctctgtataaaattgccacagctttcgcacatgtttgtctagtgatagatgttttcatgtgtgtagtgaaatacatgtatcttctgCCAAATCCATTTCGTAAACAGGGCATATTATATCCCGCATTGGGCTTTGTAATCCCCAAGTGAGacttaataattcccttaacgggcttttcattccccaaatggAGCTCAATTGTTCCCCGAAGGAACTTTgcattccccaaatggggctCATAAAGCTTATTTTGCGTCCTGAGCACTTGCAAAATGGCCGGGCGGTGATCGTGTTGGCGCCGAGAAAGCTTCAgtcgatttacaaattcaaagcatctttcaaaacctttcactcgGCCGGAATGACACCCAGTGCGAATGCTGTggcaaaatgagaaaacaccttttaagaaatccatcataaatatgaaaagcgaaaagatcaCTCACCTTGCAAGCAATAATACACCCTGGCTTGACGAACGAAATCAGGACGATACGACGCAATCCAAACGTTTTTCGAAAGCACATAGTTTGACGGATttgactttgtccttttctcagatttgattggttccgagtCTTCCCGGAAATCGGTAGTTTGCCAcgacctctttcctttgtcctttcctCGTATCCGATTGGATAGATTATTCCCATGAGGAACGAAGTTTGCACCCGAAAGTATTACAagccgaaagtattacaggccgaaagtattacaggccgaaagtattacaggccgaaagtattacaggccgaaagtattacaggccgaaagtattacaggccgaaagtattaccccTCCGTGCATAATTCATGTATCAAATCACCAAATGGAATCCGCAGTGAAACGTCAAGAGTAAATCCGAGATCTTGTCGTTTATGAAGTAGCTGGTCGCGCGTTTTACAGCTTATCTAAGTGTCTGCATGCATTATAAATGCAGCAGACACAAAAACTGTCAAACTTTGGACAAAGGGATCATTAGAAATCTTGCAAGAATGAAAGTTCACCATGAGGAAAGGTGCACACATTTGGCCTTTGAGAGAACAGACtctaaaaaagtaaacttttccaCAGGAAACTTGCCATGAAGTCAAAGTCAAAGATGGACAACTGAATGAGTGCCCCTGCTGAAATGCTCTCGCAGATGTAGCAAATGAAGACTCTGACAGACCAGGAACTAGTGCACCATCAACATCATGGTGAGATAGTGAGAGGGGACGGGCAGCCTCCATCGGAGTAGCTATGTCTTCTGACAAGGGTTGAGATAAGGGAGGTTCATTTGATTCAACCAGAAGTGAAGATGGTCTGACTCGCAAGGCAACCATTTGTGAAAGAATGCAGAATAGTGGCGATGGTGGCCTGGAGAAAAGACTAAAGGAGGACAAAGAGAAAGCAATTGCCGTGTTGAAAAGAGTTCATCCCAATAGGATATGTATCTTTAATTACCAAATAAAAAGGTCTTCAccatctatttatttatttgttatatcATATGCTGTTTTGTGATGTCCTGAGAGTTATTAAGTTGATACTTAGTGGTGATTATTCACCCTTTACAGTcaaacatcagcatgcatattctccatactgttctctatacatttagtgacatgatgacaaggagaatttgtttaacaattaagtggctctttagtcggtgatcatgtcctttattcttgtgatgttaatgtgtgattcatgggtgatactgtaagaaaagagtagatgctggtcactctcaggggtcaacaGTTTAATGGTACACGACATTGCTTGTGGCTTGTTTTAATTGTGGGTTTTTGTTGCAGTTACTTTTCAAAGCAGCAGAATGGAAGAGTCTTCCTCTTATGGCTGCATCCCTTGCAGAAGGTAGACAAGAACATGCTGcacttattgtttatttaatggCTGCACATACATTTCTGGAAAGTGATACTTACAGTAATCACACAAACTGTGTGTAACTTTCCACTTTCCTCAAAAATGTACACATCATGAAAGTattaatggaaaattttcaggttcCAAAGTGGACTGGGTAAA containing:
- the LOC131797148 gene encoding protein B4 isoform X2, translating into MFIARNRSSDEESQDVSGTCSCSICQETLVKLVEDATDAKSAVEALARQLFSSEELQNSSVAGFQCNKDYEARPGLSPSRWSLLESIVLRKGFTAATRSSVRKKLGLVLKKARANKENKARANKENKARANKENKARANKKNKARANKENKARANKENKARANKENKARANKENKARANKENKARANKENKAKCRGREQRKL